A window from Mytilus galloprovincialis chromosome 8, xbMytGall1.hap1.1, whole genome shotgun sequence encodes these proteins:
- the LOC143085282 gene encoding uncharacterized protein LOC143085282, which yields MKLFAISIIILMIIKEGESEWTSNSTLTWNEALLYCSDSNSSLVQGHSQHARGEYWTGEYKRLSSWMHIIGCYSWNYLSENTDVQRTLSLSTPSLGICQELCLPVNVFAFSIKTNKCLCLGKIPERNGLSSQTCDGKCHESCPNDCGSSSDQNIFNVYTTSPNTMTMSDKYDVKKLCLSLYSTDFLDTYYFRPDSCASASRGLCQRSDNKDELFKMNDYTNWENALKACKRNGSYLFGNITSEADAGNKINGSNVKEKTTFWHWLGIARKIYLTTDTGKPTDTRLVIQCKMYDGLLGNFVDDCDSQGRKLQAVCRGDKPKLMAIQKVNITSEYKMTWIEANHFCKSKNSTMIQRKIDNMTSDYWRGEYNRLSDWIHIIGCYNWSYLRYHTDPSTSMTLPRSSLGLCQELCQPLTTFAFSIKSKECVCLRHIPEDSGLSPHFCDGRCETYQQHFKTFHTVPNDCGSTYDSSIFNVYTSSPRTVTQHDRYNSSMLCLRLFCMDTLNVCHLIPSKCSSPYWNRICENNADNYALRNIATWEASVEICKNNGSYLYGNMTSSSQAIQTMKTFHLMKINSQFWLGAARQVYPTVDRGQHIETKEIVRCKLCTINKIGNGNRCDYNTDCNSRDTTAFAVCEDNIHQTKVIEYSVSTRMASLNSPIPAKGTDQINTAMTSTPQQKSSRRVTSNNIHNLTISRKPVPQKKENDNDNILMLEIITLSLLGFAIVLVTIAVFCVRRRKEMKAEIDGSRNDSTQYTSSHTDSEPFMSVITRKLGLKNDSSHWNDNFSDASSVVTVLNFVKK from the exons ATGAAGTTGTTTGCAATAAGTATCATCATACTTATGATTATCAAAGAAG GTGAAAGTGAATGGACATCAAACTCTACGCTCACATGGAATGAGGCACTATTGTACTGTAGCGATAGTAACAGTTCCTTAGTACAAGGACATTCACAACATGCCCGTGGGGAGTACTGGACAGGAGAATACAAACGGCTGTCATCCTGGATGCATATTATAG GGTGCTACAGTTGGAATTACTTGAGCGAGAATACAGACGTACAGCGTACGCTCTCTTTATCGACACCTTCTTTAGGAATATGTCAGGAACTTTGTTTGCCGGTCAACGTTTTTGCATTTTCAATTAAG ACTAACAAGTGTTTGTGTTTGGGTAAAATCCCGGAAAGAAATGGCCTATCATCACAGACGTGTGATGGTAAATGTCATGAGTCGTGCCCTAATGATTGTGGAAGTAGCAGTGATCAAAACatattcaatgtttatacaacaTCGCCGAACACGATGACAATGAGTG ATAAATATGATGTAAAGAAATTATGTCTGTCCCTCTATAGTACCGACTTCCTTGATACATACTATTTTCGACCTGATTCCTGTGCATCAGCAAGTAGAGGACTATGCCAAAGAAGTG ATAATAAAGACGAACTGTTTAAAATGAATGACTATACAAACTGGGAAAATGCCCTTAAAGCATGCAAGAGAAATGGATCTTACTTGTTTGGAAACATTACTAGTGAAGCAGACGCAGGTAACAAGATCAATGGATCTAACGTGAAAGAAAAGACGACCTTTTGGCATTGGCTTGGTATAgcaagaaaaatatatttaacaacaGATACAG GAAAACCTACTGACACACGATTGGTTATACAGTGCAAAATGTATGATGGTTTACTGGGAAATTTCGTGGATGATTGTGATAGTCAAGGTAGAAAATTACAAGCTGTATGTAGAGGGGATAAGCCTAAATTAATGGCTATTCAG AAAGTCAACATAACTTCTGAATATAAAATGACGTGGATAGAAGCAAATCACTTCTGCAAGAGTAAAAACAGCACCATGATACAACGTAAAATTGACAACATGACCAGCGACTATTGGAGAGGCGAATACAATAGACTATCCGATTGGATACATATCATAG GTTGTTATAATTGGAGTTATTTAAGGTATCATACAGATCCTAGTACCTCGATGACTTTACCTCGGTCATCCCTTGGATTGTGCCAGGAGCTTTGTCAGCCTTTAACAACCTTTGCGTTTTCTATAAAG agcAAAGAATGTGTTTGCTTGCGTCACATTCCTGAAGACAGTGGCTTGTCTCCGCATTTTTGCGATGGGAGATGTGAAACGTACCAACAACACTTCAAGACGTTCCACACTGTACCGAATGATTGCGGCAGTACATATGACTCAAGTATTTTTAATGTGTATACATCGTCACCTAGAACTGTGACTCAGCATG atagatacAATTCAAGTATGTTATGCCTGAGATTATTTTGTATGGATACACTCAACGTTTGCCATTTAATTCCGTCCAAGTGTAGTTCTCCATATTGGAACAGAATTTGTGAAAATAACG CAGACAACTATGCACTACGTAACATAGCTACTTGGGAAGCCTCAGTCGAAATTTGTAAAAACAATGGGAGTTATCTGTATGGTAATATGACATCGAGCAGCCAGGCTATACAAACTATGAAGACATTtcatttgatgaaaataaatagcCAGTTTTGGTTGGGTGCAGCCCGACAAGTCTACCCAACAGTGGATAGAg GTCAACATATTGAAACAAAAGAGATCGTGCGATGCAAACTTTGCACTATAAATAAAATCGGCAATGGAAACAGATGCGATTATAATACTGATTGTAATAGTCGAGATACAACTGCATTTGCTGTATGCGAAGACAACATACACCAGACCAAG GTGATAGAATACTCGGTTTCGACTAGGATGGCGTCTCTGAATAGTCCCATACCTGCAAAAGGAACCGATCAAATTAATACAGCGATGACATCTACCCCCCAACAGAAGTCTTCAAGAAGGGTAACATCCAATAACATTCATAACTTAACCATATCGAGAAAACCAGTACCTCAGAAAAAAG AAAATGACAATGACAACATACTGATGCTGGAAATTATTACTCTATCTCTACTAGGATTTGCAATTGTTTTGGTTACAATTGCAGTATTCTGTGTCAG AAGAAGAAAAGAAATGAAAGCAGAAATAGATGGCAGCAGGAATGATTCGACACAATATACAAGTAGTCATACTGACAGTGAACCTTTTATGTCAGTTATCACGAGAAAATTAGGTTTGAAGAATGACAGTTCACATTGGAATGATAATTTTTCAGATGCATCATCTGTCGTTACAGTCTTGAACTTTGTCAAAAAGTAA